A single window of Pseudomonas benzenivorans DNA harbors:
- a CDS encoding ABC transporter substrate-binding protein: MRKNAVIQAMVVAGLIASAPFAHAASNLVFCSEGSPAGFDPGLYTTGTDFDAAAETMFNRLTQFERGGTAVIPGLAEKWEVSDDGLTYTFHLRPGVKFHSTEYFKPSRDFNADDVLFTFQRMLDKEHPFRKAYPTEFPYFTDMGMDANIAKVEKVDEHTVRFHLNQVDAAFIQNLAMSFASVHSAEYADQLLKAGKAADINQKPIGTGPFVFKRYQKDAQIRFTGNKDYWKPDDVKVDNLIFSINTDASVRMQKLKAGECHITLNPRPADLDSLKQDPNIKMPSQAGFNDGYIAYNVTHPPLDKLEVRQALDMAVNKQGILDAVYQSAGQLAVNGMPPTQWSYDDTIKDAGYNPEKAKELLKAAGVKEGTEITLWAMPVQRPYNPNAKLMAEMLQSDWAKVGIKANIVTYEWGEYLKRAKAGEHDTMLIGWSGDNGDPDNWLGTLYGCDAVDGNNFSKWCFEDYDKLVQAAKRTSDVAKRTELYKQAQHVLKAQVPITPIAHSTVYQPMRQNVQDFKISPFGVNSFYGVSVTK, from the coding sequence ATGCGTAAAAACGCCGTCATCCAGGCCATGGTCGTTGCTGGGCTGATCGCCAGCGCCCCCTTCGCCCACGCCGCCAGCAACCTGGTGTTCTGCTCGGAGGGCAGCCCCGCCGGCTTCGACCCCGGCCTGTACACCACCGGCACCGACTTCGACGCCGCCGCGGAAACCATGTTCAATCGCCTGACCCAATTCGAGCGCGGCGGTACCGCGGTCATTCCCGGCCTGGCGGAAAAGTGGGAAGTGTCCGACGACGGTCTGACCTACACCTTCCACCTGCGCCCCGGAGTGAAATTCCACAGCACCGAATACTTCAAGCCGAGCCGTGACTTCAACGCCGACGACGTGCTGTTCACCTTCCAGCGCATGCTCGACAAGGAGCATCCATTCCGCAAGGCCTACCCCACCGAGTTCCCTTACTTCACCGACATGGGGATGGACGCCAACATCGCCAAGGTCGAGAAGGTCGATGAGCACACCGTGCGCTTCCACCTCAATCAGGTGGACGCCGCGTTCATCCAGAACCTGGCGATGAGCTTTGCCTCGGTCCATTCGGCGGAGTATGCCGACCAGCTGCTCAAGGCCGGCAAGGCCGCCGACATCAACCAGAAACCTATCGGCACCGGCCCCTTCGTGTTCAAGCGTTACCAGAAGGACGCGCAGATCCGCTTCACCGGCAACAAGGACTACTGGAAGCCCGACGATGTGAAGGTCGACAACCTGATCTTCTCCATCAACACCGATGCCTCGGTGCGCATGCAGAAGCTCAAGGCCGGCGAGTGTCATATCACCCTCAATCCGCGCCCGGCCGACCTGGATTCGCTGAAGCAGGACCCGAACATCAAGATGCCGTCCCAGGCCGGCTTCAACGATGGCTACATCGCCTACAACGTCACCCACCCGCCGCTGGACAAGCTCGAAGTGCGCCAGGCCCTGGACATGGCGGTGAACAAGCAGGGGATCCTCGACGCGGTCTACCAGAGTGCCGGCCAACTGGCGGTCAACGGCATGCCGCCGACCCAGTGGTCCTACGACGACACCATCAAGGACGCCGGCTACAACCCCGAGAAGGCCAAGGAACTGCTCAAGGCCGCCGGCGTCAAGGAAGGCACCGAGATCACCCTGTGGGCCATGCCGGTGCAGCGCCCGTACAACCCCAACGCCAAGCTGATGGCCGAGATGCTCCAGTCCGACTGGGCCAAGGTCGGCATCAAAGCGAATATCGTCACCTACGAATGGGGTGAGTACCTCAAGCGGGCCAAGGCCGGCGAGCACGACACCATGCTGATCGGCTGGAGCGGTGACAACGGTGACCCGGACAACTGGTTGGGCACCCTGTACGGCTGCGACGCAGTGGACGGCAACAACTTCTCCAAGTGGTGCTTCGAGGATTACGACAAGCTGGTCCAGGCGGCCAAGCGTACCTCCGACGTGGCCAAGCGCACCGAGCTGTACAAGCAGGCCCAGCACGTCCTCAAGGCCCAGGTGCCGATCACCCCGATCGCCCACTCCACGGTCTATCAGCCGATGCGTCAGAACGTGCAGGACTTCAAGATCAGCCCGTTCGGCGTGAACTCCTTCTACGGTGTAAGCGTCACCAAGTAG
- a CDS encoding SIMPL domain-containing protein (The SIMPL domain is named for its presence in mouse protein SIMPL (signalling molecule that associates with mouse pelle-like kinase). Bacterial member BP26, from Brucella, was shown to assemble into a channel-like structure, while YggE from E. coli has been associated with resistance to oxidative stress.), translating to MQPLSRLASVLALSAAALLSFAAQADDPRYNQVALRAEVSQEIAHDLMHVTLYSEAQHSDPAALAAQITRTLNDAVKQARGAEGVSVALGSRHSYPVYDDKNQQITAWRERAELRLESASFATLSKLTGEMLKTLKMGGMDFSIATPTRKQHEDTLLKDAVAAFRSRAQLATEALGGSGYKLISLNLSSGGFQPPMPMRMAKGMAMMDAAATPEIEAGTSQVTVNADGVIEVLMP from the coding sequence ATGCAGCCATTGTCCCGCCTCGCCAGCGTCCTCGCCCTCAGCGCCGCCGCCCTGCTCAGCTTCGCGGCCCAGGCCGACGATCCCCGTTACAACCAGGTCGCCCTGCGCGCCGAGGTCAGCCAGGAAATCGCCCATGACCTGATGCACGTCACCCTCTACAGCGAAGCGCAGCACAGCGATCCCGCCGCCCTGGCCGCGCAGATCACCCGCACCCTGAATGATGCGGTCAAGCAGGCGCGTGGCGCCGAAGGCGTCAGCGTCGCCCTCGGCAGCCGCCATAGCTACCCGGTGTACGACGACAAGAACCAGCAGATCACCGCCTGGCGCGAGCGCGCCGAGCTGCGCCTGGAAAGCGCCAGCTTCGCCACCCTGTCGAAACTCACGGGCGAGATGCTCAAGACCCTGAAGATGGGCGGCATGGACTTCAGCATCGCCACGCCGACCCGCAAGCAGCACGAGGATACCCTGCTCAAGGACGCCGTAGCGGCCTTCAGATCCAGGGCCCAACTGGCCACCGAGGCCCTCGGCGGCAGCGGCTACAAGCTGATCAGCCTGAACCTCAGCAGCGGCGGCTTCCAGCCGCCAATGCCGATGCGCATGGCCAAGGGCATGGCGATGATGGACGCGGCGGCCACCCCGGAGATCGAAGCGGGTACCAGCCAGGTGACGGTCAACGCCGACGGCGTCATCGAAGTGCTGATGCCCTGA
- a CDS encoding ATP-binding protein: MLAPVQLLSASRQNLWRLTLIRILVLAAQAGSVGLAYNSGLLPLPWLELSVTLCISLILCLLTAVRLRGPWPVTEQEYAVQLGCDLIIHSVLLYYTGGSTNPFVSYYLVPLTIAAATLPWLFTIVLSGLALAGYTLLLVWSHPLELPPGPRESLLIYGMWLSFALAAGLITFFVAKMAEELRRQEELRAERREEGLRDQQLLAVATQAAGAAHELGTPLATMSVLIKELRREHQEPLLQEDLAVLQEQVKLCKETLQQLVRAAEADRRQSVVEQACVEWLEAALNRWHLMRPEASYRYQCVGRGTPPRLMPPADLTQALLNLLNNAADACPDELDIRLDWDHQWLRLSIRDHGAGVPLAIAEQLGRPFFTTKGKGFGLGLFLSQASVTRAGGTVKLYNHEEGGTLTELKLPRAYGHS; this comes from the coding sequence ATGCTCGCACCTGTGCAGTTGTTGTCGGCCAGTCGGCAAAATCTCTGGCGCCTGACCCTGATCCGCATCCTGGTACTGGCCGCCCAGGCCGGCTCGGTCGGCCTGGCCTACAACTCCGGGCTGCTGCCGCTGCCCTGGCTGGAACTGAGCGTCACCCTGTGCATCTCGCTGATCCTGTGCCTGCTCACCGCCGTGCGCCTGCGCGGCCCCTGGCCGGTCACCGAGCAGGAGTACGCCGTGCAACTGGGCTGCGACCTGATCATTCACAGTGTGCTGCTGTACTACACCGGCGGCTCGACCAACCCCTTCGTCTCCTATTACCTGGTGCCGCTGACCATCGCCGCGGCGACCCTGCCCTGGCTGTTCACCATCGTCCTGTCCGGCCTGGCCCTGGCCGGCTATACCCTGTTGCTGGTGTGGTCCCATCCGCTGGAGCTGCCGCCCGGCCCACGGGAAAGCCTGCTGATCTACGGCATGTGGCTGAGTTTCGCCCTGGCCGCCGGATTGATCACCTTCTTCGTCGCCAAGATGGCCGAGGAGCTGCGCCGGCAGGAGGAGTTGCGTGCCGAGCGCCGCGAGGAGGGCCTGCGCGATCAGCAGCTGCTCGCCGTGGCCACCCAAGCCGCCGGCGCCGCCCACGAGCTGGGTACGCCCCTGGCGACCATGAGCGTGCTGATCAAGGAGCTGCGCCGCGAACATCAGGAACCGCTGCTGCAGGAGGACCTGGCGGTGCTGCAGGAGCAGGTCAAACTGTGCAAGGAGACCCTGCAGCAACTGGTGCGCGCAGCCGAGGCCGATCGTCGTCAGTCGGTGGTCGAGCAAGCCTGCGTCGAGTGGCTGGAAGCCGCGCTCAACCGCTGGCACCTGATGCGTCCCGAGGCCAGCTACCGCTATCAGTGTGTCGGTCGCGGCACGCCGCCGCGGCTGATGCCCCCGGCCGACCTGACCCAGGCCCTGCTCAATCTGCTGAACAACGCCGCCGATGCCTGCCCGGACGAGCTGGACATCCGCCTCGACTGGGACCATCAGTGGCTGCGCCTGAGCATCCGCGATCATGGCGCCGGCGTGCCTTTGGCGATTGCCGAACAGCTCGGCCGGCCGTTCTTCACCACCAAGGGCAAGGGCTTCGGGCTCGGCCTGTTTCTCAGCCAGGCCAGCGTCACCCGTGCCGGCGGCACGGTAAAGTTGTATAACCACGAAGAGGGCGGCACGCTCACCGAGCTGAAGTTGCCGCGTGCCTATGGCCATAGCTGA
- a CDS encoding response regulator transcription factor, which produces MSEEPLFEGEEQPHLLLVDDDPTFTRVMARAMSNRGLRVSTAGSAEEGLALAEQDLPDYAVVDLKMEGDSGLVLLPKLLELDAEMRVVILTGYSSIATAVEAIKRGACNYLCKPADADDVLAALLSQHADLDSLVPDNPMSVDRLQWEHIQRVLAENEGNISATARALGMHRRTLQRKLQKRPVRR; this is translated from the coding sequence ATGAGTGAAGAGCCGCTGTTCGAAGGCGAAGAACAACCCCACCTGCTGCTGGTCGATGACGATCCGACCTTCACCCGGGTGATGGCGCGGGCCATGAGCAATCGTGGCCTGCGGGTGAGCACCGCAGGTTCCGCCGAGGAGGGCCTGGCCCTGGCCGAGCAGGACCTGCCGGACTATGCGGTGGTCGACCTGAAGATGGAAGGCGACTCCGGCCTGGTGCTGCTGCCCAAGTTGCTGGAACTGGACGCCGAGATGCGCGTGGTGATCCTCACCGGCTATTCGAGCATCGCCACCGCGGTGGAGGCGATCAAGCGCGGTGCTTGCAACTACCTGTGCAAACCCGCCGATGCCGACGACGTGCTGGCGGCGCTGCTGAGCCAGCACGCCGACCTGGACAGCCTGGTGCCGGACAACCCGATGTCGGTCGATCGCCTGCAGTGGGAGCACATCCAGCGGGTGCTGGCCGAGAACGAAGGCAACATCTCCGCCACCGCACGGGCCCTGGGCATGCACCGGCGCACCCTGCAGCGTAAATTGCAGAAGCGTCCGGTACGGCGCTGA
- a CDS encoding AEC family transporter — MLVAIQQTLVITAPVFSMLFLGVVLKRLGWIDAAFINTASALVFRGTMPTLLFLGIIRADLGTALQPALIGYFVLATLATFLLAWGWAILRCPEADRGIYTQGAFRGNNGIVGLALATSLYGDYGLAVGSVLAGVVILSYNVLSAIVLAIYSPNAKADPRTILRSIVSNPLIIGVVLAIPVAYWQLALPDWLLTSGGYFAQMTLPLALICIGGTLSLASLRESSGIALSSSAMKMVWLPLLATLGAWLWGFRGADLGILFFYFASPTAAASFVMARAAGGNHQLAAAIIVITTLAGVLTINLGLLLLQWGGWA, encoded by the coding sequence ATGCTCGTCGCTATCCAGCAAACCCTCGTCATCACCGCGCCGGTGTTCTCCATGTTGTTTCTCGGCGTGGTGCTCAAGCGCCTGGGCTGGATCGACGCCGCGTTCATCAACACCGCCTCGGCCCTGGTGTTCCGCGGCACCATGCCGACCCTGCTGTTTCTCGGTATCATCAGGGCGGATCTGGGCACCGCCCTGCAGCCGGCGCTGATCGGCTACTTCGTGCTGGCGACCCTGGCGACCTTCCTGCTGGCCTGGGGCTGGGCCATCCTGCGCTGTCCCGAGGCGGATCGCGGCATCTACACCCAGGGCGCCTTTCGCGGCAACAACGGCATCGTCGGCCTGGCCCTGGCCACCAGCCTCTACGGCGACTACGGCCTGGCGGTGGGCAGCGTCCTGGCCGGGGTGGTGATCCTCAGCTACAACGTGCTCTCGGCCATCGTCCTGGCGATCTACAGCCCCAACGCCAAGGCCGATCCCCGGACCATCCTGCGCAGCATCGTGAGCAACCCGCTGATCATCGGTGTAGTCCTGGCCATCCCGGTCGCCTACTGGCAGCTGGCGCTGCCGGACTGGCTGCTGACCTCCGGCGGCTACTTCGCGCAGATGACCCTGCCCCTGGCGCTGATCTGCATCGGTGGCACCCTGTCCCTGGCGTCGCTGCGCGAGAGCAGCGGCATCGCCCTGAGTTCCAGCGCGATGAAGATGGTCTGGCTGCCGCTGTTGGCGACCCTGGGCGCCTGGCTGTGGGGCTTTCGCGGCGCCGACCTGGGCATCCTGTTCTTCTATTTCGCCAGCCCCACCGCCGCGGCCAGCTTCGTCATGGCGCGGGCGGCGGGTGGCAATCATCAGCTGGCGGCGGCGATCATCGTCATCACCACCCTGGCCGGGGTGCTGACCATCAACCTCGGCCTGCTGCTGTTGCAGTGGGGCGGCTGGGCCTAG
- a CDS encoding calcium/sodium antiporter, whose product MTTMTFVYLIAGLALLVVGAEVLVRGAARLAARFGIPPLIIGLTVVAFGTSAPETAVSVQAAVNGSGDLAIGNVLGSNIANVLLILGVTALIAPLVVSRQLIRLDVPIMIGASLLTFALAWDGQLSRLDGALLFAGVLTYTAFLIVSSRRDKAAEGDEFAAEYGLHEQPKPRAWLIDLSLLIGGLVLLVGGSNLLVEGAVGLARALGLSELVIGLTVVAVGTSLPELATSVMAVLKGERDIAVGNIVGSNIFNLFCVLGLASLVSPLPIPVVANALAFDFPVMIAVAIACLPIFFSGYRINRWEGLLFVAYYAAYTLYLVLSAGDRPFAETFADAMLGYALPLTAMTLLVIGARAWQRQRPA is encoded by the coding sequence ATGACGACGATGACCTTCGTTTACCTGATCGCTGGCCTGGCGCTGCTGGTCGTCGGCGCCGAGGTGCTGGTGCGCGGCGCCGCCCGGCTGGCGGCCCGATTCGGCATCCCGCCGCTGATCATCGGCCTGACCGTGGTGGCCTTCGGCACCAGCGCGCCGGAAACCGCAGTGAGCGTGCAGGCCGCGGTGAACGGCAGCGGCGACCTGGCCATCGGCAACGTGCTGGGCAGCAATATCGCCAACGTCTTGCTGATCCTCGGCGTGACCGCGCTGATCGCCCCGCTGGTGGTATCGCGCCAGCTGATCCGCCTGGACGTGCCGATCATGATCGGCGCCAGCCTGCTGACCTTCGCCCTGGCCTGGGACGGCCAGCTGAGCCGACTCGATGGCGCCCTGCTGTTCGCCGGGGTGCTGACCTACACCGCCTTCCTGATCGTCAGCAGCCGCCGCGACAAGGCCGCCGAGGGCGACGAATTCGCCGCGGAATACGGTCTGCATGAGCAGCCCAAACCCCGCGCCTGGCTGATCGACCTGAGCCTGCTGATCGGCGGATTGGTGCTGCTGGTCGGCGGCTCCAACCTGCTGGTCGAAGGGGCGGTCGGGCTGGCCCGCGCCCTGGGCCTGTCGGAACTGGTGATCGGCCTGACCGTGGTGGCCGTCGGCACCTCGCTGCCGGAGCTGGCCACCTCGGTGATGGCGGTCCTCAAGGGCGAGCGGGACATCGCCGTGGGCAACATCGTCGGCAGCAACATCTTCAACCTGTTCTGCGTGCTGGGCCTGGCCTCGCTGGTGTCGCCGCTGCCGATCCCGGTGGTGGCCAATGCCCTGGCGTTCGACTTCCCGGTGATGATCGCGGTGGCCATCGCATGCCTGCCAATCTTCTTCTCCGGCTACCGCATCAACCGCTGGGAAGGCCTGCTGTTTGTCGCCTATTACGCGGCCTACACCCTGTACCTGGTGCTGAGCGCCGGTGACCGCCCCTTTGCCGAGACCTTCGCCGACGCCATGCTCGGCTACGCCCTGCCGCTGACCGCGATGACCCTGCTGGTGATCGGCGCCCGCGCCTGGCAGCGCCAACGCCCGGCCTGA